One window of Halopseudomonas maritima genomic DNA carries:
- a CDS encoding acyloxyacyl hydrolase codes for MYAVDGITLEGGHTNESTDTLRLGLQFDFGRTLWQSDGGGAVLGGYWDAGYTHWSGLDSDSLSLTPMFTLSFPGNGGVTPFLEAGIGAAVFSESDLDNRRDLGSNFQFEDRLGAGLRFTSGAEVGLRYYHYSNAGIEEPNQGVNKAAVYYRHPI; via the coding sequence GTGTACGCTGTGGATGGCATTACCCTGGAAGGGGGTCACACCAACGAGTCGACCGACACCCTGCGCCTTGGTCTGCAGTTCGACTTTGGCCGCACCCTGTGGCAAAGCGATGGCGGTGGTGCCGTGCTGGGTGGTTACTGGGACGCCGGTTACACACACTGGAGTGGGCTGGACTCGGATAGCCTGAGCCTGACTCCGATGTTTACCCTGAGCTTCCCGGGCAACGGTGGTGTCACGCCGTTCCTGGAGGCGGGTATCGGGGCTGCAGTGTTCAGCGAGTCCGACCTGGATAATCGCCGTGACCTGGGCTCCAATTTCCAGTTTGAAGACCGCCTCGGGGCGGGCCTGCGCTTTACCTCGGGTGCTGAAGTCGGTCTGCGTTACTACCATTACTCCAACGCCGGTATCGAAGAGCCTAACCAGGGCGTCAACAAGGCGGCTGTTTACTACCGTCACCCCATCTGA
- a CDS encoding DUF2878 domain-containing protein, whose protein sequence is MPDRRLIANAVLFQLGWLACVLGGTSIWLAVPVVALLVHFFWTSSWAAEGKLVVSVMLAGAALDSFLLQLGVLQFAGQETLVPLWLVLLWALLATTLNHCLSWTAQPIWRAALLGAIGGPLSYLAGARLAEVSLPLGQMNTALLLGGIWALVMPVLHGFAHLYREQYRMQQLARKHRGDAS, encoded by the coding sequence ATGCCTGATCGGCGACTGATCGCCAACGCCGTACTCTTTCAGCTTGGCTGGTTAGCCTGTGTACTAGGCGGCACCAGCATCTGGCTGGCGGTACCCGTGGTGGCGCTGCTGGTGCATTTTTTCTGGACCAGCAGCTGGGCTGCCGAAGGCAAGTTGGTGGTGTCGGTCATGCTGGCCGGGGCAGCGCTGGATTCATTCCTGCTGCAACTGGGCGTGCTGCAGTTCGCCGGGCAAGAGACCCTGGTGCCGCTCTGGCTGGTATTGCTGTGGGCACTGCTGGCGACTACCCTCAATCACTGCCTGAGCTGGACCGCCCAGCCAATCTGGCGTGCAGCGCTGTTGGGGGCGATTGGCGGGCCACTGAGTTACCTGGCCGGCGCGCGCCTGGCGGAGGTCAGCCTGCCGCTGGGCCAAATGAACACGGCGTTGTTGCTTGGCGGGATTTGGGCACTGGTGATGCCCGTGCTGCACGGGTTCGCCCACCTTTACCGTGAACAGTACCGCATGCAGCAACTGGCCAGGAAGCATCGAGGCGATGCTTCCTGA
- a CDS encoding nuclear transport factor 2 family protein → MISQQQIDAFAHGFASLDRDNLARLGELYQPDVHFTDPLHELRGLTALTDYCANLYSNLSSVRFDFSQCSAIDDEQALLCWTLYYRHPRLAGGREVSVPGVSQVWFRNGKVFRHRDHYDAGALLYEHIPLLGSLIRLLKRRLT, encoded by the coding sequence ATGATCAGCCAGCAGCAGATCGACGCCTTTGCCCACGGCTTTGCCAGCCTGGACCGCGACAACCTTGCGCGCCTGGGCGAGCTGTACCAGCCTGACGTGCACTTCACCGACCCGCTGCACGAGCTGCGAGGGCTAACGGCGCTGACAGACTACTGCGCCAATCTCTACAGCAATCTCAGCAGCGTGCGCTTCGACTTCAGCCAATGCTCGGCAATCGATGATGAGCAAGCGCTGCTGTGCTGGACCCTGTACTACCGCCACCCCCGACTGGCCGGCGGACGCGAAGTCAGCGTACCGGGCGTAAGCCAGGTGTGGTTCCGCAACGGCAAGGTCTTTCGACATCGAGACCATTACGACGCGGGCGCACTGCTGTACGAGCACATCCCCCTGCTCGGCAGCCTCATACGCTTACTCAAGAGACGACTGACATGA
- the phrB gene encoding deoxyribodipyrimidine photo-lyase: MQLCWLRTDLRLHDNHALWHASQQGPVVAVYVVTPNDWRAHDDAPIKIDFWRRNLIALQAQLTERNIPLRVLHADSWADCPSQLLKLAQELEVGSLHFNDEYGLHEQSRDDATAAVFADAGLSCQRYTDQLLFAPGSLTTQSGTMYKVYSQFRKQAYKALHRQLPDCLPAPERQTALPLDSDPPAAGFDAFECPSEDQQALWPAGEQAALERLEHFCAELLEEYAEDRDRPDLDVTSRLSAYLAAGVLSPRQCLHAALRVNRGEFDGGNRGAVSWINELLWREFYKHILVCYPRVSRHRAFRPETEVVQWRTDADGLAAWQQGRTGIPLVDAAMRQLLETGWMHNRLRMVSAMFLTKNLLIDWREGERWFMQHLIDGDLAANNGGWQWSASTGTDAAPYFRVFNPVSQSQKCDPDGSFIRQWLPELAELAARDIHLPPQEDLLSRDHTYPAPIVDLRSSRQRAIDAFRQAGETA, translated from the coding sequence ATGCAACTGTGCTGGCTGCGCACCGACCTGCGCCTGCACGACAATCACGCGCTCTGGCACGCCAGCCAGCAGGGCCCGGTAGTCGCGGTATACGTGGTCACGCCCAACGACTGGCGCGCGCACGACGATGCCCCCATCAAGATCGACTTCTGGCGGCGCAACCTGATCGCCCTGCAAGCACAGCTGACTGAGCGCAACATCCCCCTGCGCGTGCTGCACGCCGACAGCTGGGCCGACTGCCCCAGCCAGCTTCTCAAGCTTGCCCAGGAACTGGAGGTCGGCAGCCTTCACTTCAACGACGAATACGGCCTGCACGAACAGTCTCGCGACGACGCCACAGCCGCGGTCTTTGCTGACGCCGGCCTCAGCTGCCAGCGCTACACCGATCAGCTGTTGTTTGCGCCGGGCAGCCTGACGACACAGAGCGGTACCATGTACAAGGTATACAGTCAGTTCCGCAAGCAGGCCTACAAGGCGCTGCATCGCCAGCTACCTGACTGCCTGCCGGCACCCGAACGCCAAACCGCCTTGCCATTGGACAGCGACCCGCCAGCGGCAGGCTTCGACGCCTTCGAATGCCCCTCCGAGGATCAGCAAGCGCTGTGGCCTGCCGGCGAACAGGCAGCCCTTGAGCGCCTCGAACATTTCTGCGCCGAGCTACTGGAAGAGTACGCCGAGGACCGCGACCGCCCTGACCTGGATGTCACCAGCCGCCTGTCTGCCTACCTCGCCGCCGGCGTGCTGTCACCCCGTCAGTGCCTGCACGCGGCGCTGCGCGTCAACCGGGGTGAGTTTGACGGCGGCAACCGGGGCGCGGTCAGCTGGATCAACGAACTACTCTGGCGCGAGTTCTACAAACACATCCTGGTCTGCTACCCGCGGGTATCGCGCCATCGCGCCTTCCGCCCGGAAACCGAAGTGGTGCAGTGGCGCACAGACGCCGACGGCCTCGCCGCCTGGCAGCAAGGTCGCACCGGCATCCCGCTGGTGGACGCGGCCATGCGTCAGCTGCTCGAAACCGGCTGGATGCACAACCGCTTGCGCATGGTCAGCGCGATGTTCCTGACCAAGAACCTGCTGATCGACTGGCGCGAAGGCGAGCGCTGGTTCATGCAACACCTGATCGACGGCGACCTGGCCGCCAACAACGGCGGCTGGCAGTGGAGTGCCTCCACCGGCACCGACGCCGCGCCCTACTTCCGGGTATTCAACCCGGTCAGCCAGTCACAGAAATGCGATCCCGATGGCAGCTTTATCCGCCAGTGGTTACCGGAGCTGGCAGAGCTGGCCGCGCGCGACATCCACCTGCCGCCGCAGGAAGATCTGCTTTCCCGCGACCATACTTACCCTGCCCCCATCGTCGATCTCCGCAGCAGCCGGCAACGCGCTATCGACGCCTTCCGCCAGGCAGGAGAAACCGCATGA
- a CDS encoding DUF1365 domain-containing protein, whose amino-acid sequence MSLASALYSGQLQHRRHLPRGHQFRYRITLLLLDLDEQSKVFGLSALWSGRWWSPMRFAERDYLRAERRPQEDLKACAQRLVREQLGLTLDGPVRLLTQIRSFGMLFNPVSFFYCHDLNGQLRAIICEVTNTPWGERFSYLLEADPEQQRQHFNLTKRFHVSPFLPREAEYHMHFSVPARRLQVRIEHHQDGQRLFDASMGLQRQPLSPALLRRETLRFPFMVLRTVSGIYWQALRLLLKGIPLFDHAPAAQSVAAHPRKESGHETEQT is encoded by the coding sequence ATGAGCCTCGCCAGCGCGCTCTACAGCGGCCAACTGCAGCATCGCCGGCACCTGCCGCGCGGGCATCAGTTCCGCTACCGGATCACCCTGCTGCTGCTCGATCTCGACGAGCAGTCCAAGGTATTCGGTCTGAGTGCGCTCTGGAGCGGCCGCTGGTGGTCACCCATGCGCTTTGCCGAGCGCGACTACCTGCGGGCTGAACGCCGGCCGCAGGAGGACCTGAAGGCCTGCGCCCAGCGCCTGGTGCGTGAGCAGTTGGGGCTGACATTAGACGGCCCAGTGCGGCTGCTCACGCAGATTCGCAGCTTTGGCATGCTGTTCAACCCGGTCTCATTCTTTTACTGCCATGACCTCAACGGTCAGCTGCGCGCCATCATCTGCGAAGTCACCAATACCCCCTGGGGAGAGCGCTTCAGCTATTTGCTGGAAGCAGACCCCGAGCAGCAGCGTCAGCATTTCAACCTGACCAAGCGCTTTCACGTCTCCCCCTTTTTACCCCGCGAAGCCGAGTACCACATGCACTTCAGCGTGCCGGCCAGGCGCCTGCAGGTGCGCATAGAACACCATCAGGACGGCCAGCGCCTGTTCGACGCCAGCATGGGGTTGCAACGCCAGCCGCTCAGCCCTGCGCTGCTGCGGCGCGAGACGCTGCGCTTTCCCTTCATGGTGCTACGCACCGTCAGTGGCATCTACTGGCAGGCCCTGCGCCTGCTGCTCAAAGGTATACCGTTGTTTGACCATGCACCCGCCGCACAATCGGTGGCGGCGCATCCGCGCAAGGAGTCCGGACATGAAACCGAGCAGACCTGA
- a CDS encoding YbgA family protein: MRTAITARIPVGISQCLVGDPVRFNAGHKHSRLCTEQLGALFDLRPVCPEVAIGLGTPRKVIRLIDDPQAPRAVSSDNLDQDHTQALSDYADAVSDRSDELCGFILMQKSPSCGMERVKVYNRQGQPAPATGSGVFAARLMQRHPLLPVEEEGRLHDPVLRENFVNRVVVYADWQALKRNGLSASRLLAFHARHKYLLMAHQSPRYRTLGQLLAKPGKGDALARTAEQYFSELMQALRQPASRRSHSNVLQHVAGHFKRVLAAPEKAELQQLIARYREGVVPLVVPITLLQHHLLRHPDPYLQQQAYLQPHPPELSLRNAI, from the coding sequence ATGCGCACTGCCATTACTGCACGTATCCCGGTCGGCATCAGCCAATGCCTGGTAGGCGACCCGGTGCGCTTCAACGCTGGACACAAGCACTCGCGCCTGTGCACCGAGCAGCTCGGCGCCCTCTTTGACCTGCGCCCGGTCTGCCCCGAAGTCGCTATCGGCCTCGGGACACCGCGCAAGGTCATCCGCCTGATCGACGATCCGCAGGCACCGCGCGCGGTAAGCAGCGACAACCTTGACCAGGACCACACTCAGGCCCTTAGCGACTACGCTGATGCCGTCAGCGACCGCAGCGATGAGCTGTGCGGCTTTATCCTGATGCAGAAATCACCCAGCTGCGGCATGGAGCGGGTCAAGGTGTACAACCGCCAAGGCCAACCAGCTCCAGCCACTGGCAGCGGCGTGTTCGCCGCGCGCCTGATGCAACGCCATCCGCTGCTGCCGGTCGAGGAAGAAGGCCGCCTGCACGACCCCGTGCTGCGTGAAAACTTCGTCAATCGGGTGGTCGTCTACGCCGACTGGCAAGCCCTCAAGCGCAATGGCCTGAGCGCCAGCCGCCTGCTGGCCTTCCACGCGCGCCACAAGTATCTGCTGATGGCGCACCAATCTCCGCGCTACCGCACCTTGGGTCAACTGCTGGCCAAGCCAGGCAAGGGCGACGCGCTCGCCCGCACCGCCGAGCAGTATTTCAGCGAATTGATGCAGGCCCTGCGCCAGCCCGCCAGCCGCCGCAGCCACAGCAACGTGCTGCAGCATGTGGCCGGGCACTTCAAACGCGTGCTGGCCGCGCCGGAAAAAGCCGAACTGCAACAGTTGATCGCGCGCTACCGCGAAGGCGTGGTGCCGTTGGTAGTGCCCATCACCCTGCTGCAGCACCACCTGCTGCGCCATCCGGACCCGTATCTGCAGCAGCAGGCCTACCTGCAGCCACACCCACCCGAGCTCAGCCTGCGGAATGCGATCTGA
- a CDS encoding NAD(P)/FAD-dependent oxidoreductase, with product MRIAVVGSGIAGLVAAHLLSRRHDITLFEANDWIGGHTHTVDVDVAQQRYAIDTGFIVFNDWTYPNFIRLLDQLGVASKPTEMSFSVSDPRSGLEYNGNNLNTLFAQRRNLISPGFLRMLADILRFNREALTDLEKPEAGSHKTLGQYLHQRGYSRRFIDHYIVPMGSAIWSMSLRDMLDFPLAFFIRFFHNHGLLSISNRPQWRVIEGGSRSYVPALSAGFAKGIRLNCPVQRIRRDEQGVSILSRQGEERFDRVILACHSDQALHLLEQPSEAEQAILGAIRYADNDVVLHTDTRLLPRHKRAWASWNYRLGASTEQPAALTYNMNILQGIEAPETFCVSLNQTEQIDPARILARFNYAHPQFSQAASAAQQQWQSLLGEQHTFFCGAWWANGFHEDGVISALRVAAHFGESL from the coding sequence ATGCGCATTGCCGTTGTCGGCAGCGGTATAGCCGGCCTGGTGGCGGCGCATCTGCTGTCGCGTCGCCACGACATCACCCTATTTGAAGCCAACGACTGGATTGGTGGCCATACCCACACGGTCGATGTCGACGTAGCGCAGCAGCGCTACGCCATCGACACCGGGTTCATTGTCTTCAACGACTGGACCTACCCCAACTTCATTCGTTTGCTTGACCAACTGGGCGTGGCTTCCAAGCCAACCGAAATGAGTTTTTCAGTCAGCGACCCACGCAGCGGGCTGGAGTACAACGGCAACAACCTCAACACCCTGTTCGCCCAGCGTCGCAACCTGATCTCGCCCGGTTTTCTGCGCATGCTGGCCGACATACTGCGTTTTAACCGTGAAGCGCTGACCGACCTGGAAAAGCCCGAGGCAGGCAGCCACAAAACCTTGGGCCAGTACCTGCACCAGCGCGGCTACAGCCGCCGTTTTATCGACCACTACATCGTTCCGATGGGCTCAGCAATCTGGTCGATGTCGCTGCGCGACATGCTGGACTTTCCGCTGGCCTTCTTTATTCGCTTTTTCCACAACCACGGCCTGCTGTCGATCAGCAATCGGCCTCAGTGGCGGGTCATCGAGGGCGGCTCACGCAGCTACGTCCCGGCGCTCAGCGCCGGCTTCGCCAAGGGCATCCGGCTGAACTGTCCAGTTCAGCGCATTCGCCGCGACGAACAGGGCGTCAGCATTCTCAGCCGTCAGGGCGAGGAGCGCTTTGACCGCGTGATACTCGCGTGCCACAGCGACCAGGCCCTGCATTTGCTGGAGCAGCCCAGCGAAGCTGAGCAGGCGATTCTGGGTGCCATTCGCTATGCCGACAACGACGTGGTGCTGCACACCGACACCCGCCTGCTGCCACGCCACAAACGGGCCTGGGCGAGCTGGAACTACCGCCTCGGTGCCTCCACCGAACAGCCGGCCGCCTTGACCTACAACATGAATATCCTGCAGGGCATTGAAGCGCCGGAAACCTTCTGCGTCAGCCTCAACCAGACCGAACAAATTGATCCGGCACGCATTCTTGCGCGCTTCAACTATGCCCATCCGCAGTTCAGCCAGGCAGCCAGTGCCGCCCAGCAACAATGGCAGTCATTGCTGGGTGAACAGCACACCTTCTTCTGTGGCGCCTGGTGGGCCAATGGCTTTCATGAGGACGGCGTCATCAGCGCCCTGCGCGTTGCAGCGCACTTTGGAGAGAGCCTCTGA
- a CDS encoding NAD(P)/FAD-dependent oxidoreductase has protein sequence MSVAVIGAGMAGISAALQLQEAGLAVELFDKSRGTGGRMSSKRTEQGEFDIGTQYFTARHSAFRAAVEDWQARGWVARWQPRLYRIDEQGLRASEDDQQRYVGAPRMTALSRNLIADIPLHSATRIVELQRSEDGWLLIDSEADHHGPYQQVIVATPAPQAVPLLSAAPALANAAAQAQMEPGWAVCVGFAEPLTLALDAAFVRCGPLDWVCANHSKPGRDSAANWVLQSTPAWAAANLDTPPQEVAAQLLAALADALQTELPEVHFTHAHRWLYARPADHQQWGALAAPELDLYVCGDWCQAGRLEGAWLSGREAAQVLLGRS, from the coding sequence ATGAGCGTAGCCGTAATTGGCGCCGGCATGGCTGGCATCAGCGCCGCCCTGCAATTGCAAGAGGCTGGCCTTGCTGTCGAGTTGTTCGACAAAAGCCGGGGAACCGGTGGCCGTATGAGTAGCAAACGCACCGAACAAGGCGAGTTTGACATCGGCACCCAGTACTTCACCGCCCGTCACAGCGCTTTTCGTGCGGCAGTAGAAGATTGGCAGGCACGCGGCTGGGTAGCGCGCTGGCAGCCTCGTCTGTATCGCATTGACGAGCAAGGGCTACGCGCATCCGAAGACGACCAGCAGCGCTATGTCGGGGCCCCTCGCATGACCGCGCTGAGTCGCAACCTGATTGCTGACATTCCGCTGCACAGCGCCACCCGCATCGTCGAGTTGCAGCGCAGCGAGGACGGCTGGTTATTGATTGATAGCGAAGCCGATCACCACGGCCCCTACCAGCAGGTGATCGTCGCGACGCCAGCGCCCCAGGCAGTGCCGCTGCTCAGCGCTGCGCCGGCCCTGGCCAACGCAGCGGCACAGGCACAGATGGAACCGGGCTGGGCAGTCTGCGTGGGCTTTGCAGAACCACTGACTCTGGCGCTGGACGCCGCCTTCGTACGTTGCGGCCCGCTGGACTGGGTCTGTGCCAACCACAGCAAGCCTGGCCGTGACAGTGCCGCCAACTGGGTATTGCAATCCACACCGGCCTGGGCGGCGGCAAACCTGGACACACCACCACAGGAGGTAGCGGCACAGCTGCTGGCGGCACTGGCAGACGCGCTGCAAACCGAGCTACCCGAGGTGCACTTCACGCACGCCCACCGCTGGCTGTACGCGCGCCCAGCCGACCATCAGCAATGGGGCGCACTTGCTGCGCCCGAGCTGGACCTCTACGTGTGCGGCGACTGGTGTCAGGCTGGGCGGCTGGAAGGCGCATGGTTGAGCGGTCGAGAAGCGGCCCAAGTGCTGCTCGGCAGAAGCTGA
- a CDS encoding TIGR01777 family oxidoreductase: MNVLLTGGTGLIGRQLCRQLTAAGHQVTVWSRRPGEVATLCGAQVRGIASLEQLDDDALDAVINLAGAPVADRRWSDERKAVLWQSRVTLTEQLVQWLGQRAQRPDVLVSASAVGWYGDGGDTPLTESSPAKAEYTHTLCDAWEAAARRAASYGIRVCVLRLGLVLAPDGGFLARMRVPFSLGLGGPLGAGKQYMSWVHHSDVEALLLWLMETADCRGVYNGTAPAPVTNSEFSAALGKALGRPAVLPAPSPVLKLALGEMARLLLTGQRALPAKAEQQGFVFRYPQLDAALAQVLQKRE, encoded by the coding sequence ATGAACGTATTACTGACCGGCGGTACCGGTCTGATCGGGCGGCAGCTGTGCCGCCAACTGACTGCGGCCGGACATCAGGTAACTGTCTGGAGCCGGCGTCCGGGTGAGGTTGCAACATTGTGTGGCGCGCAGGTGCGCGGCATCGCCAGCCTTGAACAGTTGGATGATGATGCGCTGGATGCGGTGATCAATCTGGCGGGCGCGCCCGTCGCGGACCGGCGCTGGAGTGACGAGCGCAAGGCTGTGCTATGGCAGAGCCGGGTGACCCTGACCGAGCAATTGGTGCAGTGGCTTGGCCAGCGTGCCCAACGCCCTGACGTGCTGGTCAGTGCGTCGGCGGTGGGCTGGTATGGCGACGGTGGCGATACACCGCTGACCGAGTCCAGCCCGGCGAAGGCAGAATACACGCACACGCTTTGTGATGCCTGGGAGGCGGCGGCGCGTCGAGCAGCGTCCTACGGTATTCGCGTATGTGTGCTGCGTCTGGGGCTGGTATTGGCTCCGGACGGCGGTTTTTTGGCTCGCATGCGGGTGCCTTTCAGTTTGGGGCTGGGCGGGCCGCTGGGGGCTGGCAAGCAGTACATGTCTTGGGTGCATCATAGCGATGTCGAGGCGTTGCTGCTGTGGCTGATGGAAACCGCCGATTGTCGGGGTGTTTACAACGGTACGGCGCCGGCGCCGGTCACCAACTCGGAATTCAGTGCGGCACTGGGCAAGGCGCTGGGCCGCCCGGCAGTGCTACCAGCGCCGTCGCCGGTATTGAAGTTGGCGTTGGGGGAAATGGCTCGGCTGTTGCTGACCGGTCAGCGCGCGCTGCCTGCCAAGGCTGAGCAACAGGGGTTTGTATTTCGCTACCCGCAGCTGGACGCCGCCTTGGCGCAGGTGCTGCAAAAGCGGGAGTAA
- a CDS encoding SDR family NAD(P)-dependent oxidoreductase: protein MNHQRRIWLTGASSGIGLALAEQLAEQGHRIALTARRREPLRALAKRYPEQILVITADLTDIHAVREAGERLDATWGGLDWAILNAGTCEYMELPRFSASLMERVMRVNVLGTANCIETALPLLRRGHEPRLAVVGSSVTYLPLPRAEAYGASKAALRYLVQSLELDLANEGVAVSLVSPGFVDTPLTANNDFAMPMRLSAKEAARRTLRGLERGQREISFPGRFIAMLRLIAALPAWLRITLTRRRRKPEATTEQEIN, encoded by the coding sequence ATGAACCATCAACGCAGAATCTGGCTTACCGGCGCGTCCAGCGGCATTGGCCTTGCTTTGGCCGAGCAACTGGCCGAACAGGGCCACCGGATCGCTCTCACCGCGCGACGCCGTGAGCCGCTGCGGGCCCTGGCCAAGCGCTACCCTGAGCAGATCCTGGTCATCACCGCCGATCTGACCGACATTCACGCCGTGCGCGAGGCCGGCGAACGGCTGGACGCCACCTGGGGCGGCCTGGACTGGGCTATTCTCAATGCGGGCACCTGCGAGTACATGGAGCTGCCACGCTTTTCCGCCAGCCTGATGGAGCGGGTCATGCGGGTGAATGTTCTGGGTACCGCCAATTGCATTGAGACCGCCCTGCCCCTGCTGCGCCGTGGCCACGAACCGCGCCTGGCGGTAGTGGGTAGCAGCGTTACCTACCTGCCATTGCCGCGCGCCGAAGCGTACGGCGCCTCCAAGGCGGCTCTGCGCTACCTAGTGCAGTCACTGGAGCTGGACCTGGCCAATGAGGGCGTGGCAGTCAGCCTGGTCAGCCCCGGCTTTGTCGACACGCCGCTCACCGCCAACAACGACTTCGCCATGCCCATGCGCCTAAGCGCCAAGGAGGCGGCCCGACGCACCCTGCGCGGCCTGGAACGCGGGCAACGGGAGATCAGTTTCCCCGGCCGCTTTATCGCCATGCTGCGCCTGATCGCAGCGCTCCCCGCCTGGCTGCGCATAACGCTGACGCGGCGCCGCCGCAAGCCAGAGGCCACAACTGAGCAGGAGATCAACTGA
- a CDS encoding SAM-dependent methyltransferase: MKPSRPELTCSTAQDREGWLQKLCRQAVMARLRLLQRGTLRLHLEEESLDFGQPDHDGLHAEIRLHDPAAWGQIACNGSVGAGEAYFQGMWSTPDLTAVTRLFVRNLDVLDAMETGLARLGQPALQWLHRLNRNSLSGSRRNISAHYDLGNDLFERLLDPSMMYSAALFAPGSDDLHAAQLNKLEHICRKLELSAEDHLLEIGTGWGSMAIYAAQHYGCKVTTTTLSQEQYRLAEERIAQAGLQDRITLLLKDYRELEGQYDKLVSIEMVEAVGHAYFATYFKACAALLKPDGLMLLQAITIRDQRYEQARRSVDFIQRYIFPGGSLPSVSIIGELTRKHTDLAMLHLEDIGLHYARTLRHWYHNLQRYRGELAQLGYDDAFFRLWEFYLCYCEGGFRERGIGTAQILLSKPDARPGATYLGG; this comes from the coding sequence ATGAAACCGAGCAGACCTGAACTGACCTGCAGCACGGCGCAAGACCGTGAGGGCTGGCTGCAGAAGCTGTGCCGTCAGGCCGTGATGGCACGGCTACGCCTGCTGCAGCGCGGTACCTTGCGCCTGCATCTTGAGGAAGAAAGCCTGGACTTTGGTCAGCCCGATCACGACGGCCTGCACGCCGAGATCCGCCTGCATGATCCGGCCGCCTGGGGGCAAATTGCCTGCAACGGCAGCGTCGGTGCCGGCGAGGCCTACTTTCAGGGCATGTGGAGCACCCCAGACCTGACCGCCGTGACCCGCCTGTTTGTGCGCAATCTTGATGTGCTGGACGCCATGGAGACCGGCCTGGCACGGCTCGGACAACCCGCCCTGCAATGGCTGCACCGGCTCAACCGCAACAGTCTCAGCGGCTCACGGCGCAATATCAGCGCTCACTATGATCTGGGCAACGACCTGTTCGAGCGTCTGCTTGATCCCAGCATGATGTACTCGGCGGCACTCTTTGCACCCGGCAGCGATGATCTGCACGCAGCCCAGCTCAACAAGCTGGAGCACATCTGCCGCAAACTGGAACTGAGCGCCGAGGATCATCTGCTGGAGATTGGCACCGGCTGGGGCAGCATGGCGATCTATGCGGCGCAACACTATGGCTGCAAGGTGACTACAACTACGCTATCGCAGGAACAATACCGCCTGGCTGAGGAGCGCATCGCCCAGGCCGGCCTGCAGGATCGCATCACCCTGCTGCTCAAGGACTACCGCGAGCTGGAAGGTCAGTACGACAAGCTGGTCTCCATCGAAATGGTCGAGGCCGTCGGGCATGCCTACTTTGCCACCTACTTCAAAGCCTGCGCCGCGCTGCTCAAGCCCGATGGCCTCATGCTGCTGCAGGCCATCACCATTCGCGACCAGCGCTATGAACAGGCCCGCCGCAGCGTGGACTTCATTCAGCGCTACATCTTCCCGGGCGGCTCCCTGCCCTCCGTCAGCATCATTGGCGAACTGACCCGTAAGCACACCGACCTTGCCATGTTGCATCTGGAAGATATCGGCCTGCACTACGCGCGCACCCTGCGTCACTGGTACCACAACCTGCAGCGCTACCGTGGAGAGCTGGCACAACTCGGGTATGATGACGCCTTTTTCCGGCTGTGGGAGTTCTACCTCTGCTACTGCGAAGGGGGCTTTCGCGAACGTGGCATCGGCACTGCTCAAATCCTGCTCAGCAAGCCCGATGCCCGCCCCGGAGCAACCTACTTGGGAGGCTGA